One Brassica oleracea var. oleracea cultivar TO1000 chromosome C7, BOL, whole genome shotgun sequence genomic window carries:
- the LOC106306111 gene encoding EIN3-binding F-box protein 2: MSGIFRISGDDEFFTGGGSSMHLSPGSCPGVYLPARKRLRVASAAATSFYSSFEEKQTSIQVLPDECLFEILRRLPSSGRERSACACVSKHWLSVLSSIARNESVEEVESEGFLSRSLEGNKATDLRLAAISVGTSARGGLGKLQIRGSGFESKVTDAGLGAVARGCASLKVLSLWNLPAVSDVGVSEIARSCPLIEKLDLSRCPGITDKGLVAIAENCKNLSELTIDSCSGVGNEGLRAVARGCGNLRSISIKSCPRIGDQGVSFLLAQAGSYLTKVKLQMVNVTGLSLAVLGHYGSGVTDLVLHGLQGVNEKGFWVMGNAKGMKKLKSLSVTSCRGMTDVGLEAVGNGCPDLKHVCLNKCLLVSGKGLVALAKSASSLESLKLEECHRVNQFGFLGFLMNCGSTMKSFSMANCLGISEAPLPSSTSCSSLRSLSIRHCPGFGDASLSFLGKLCHQLQDIELCGLNGVTDAGVFELVQSNSVGLVKVNLSGCINVSDNAVSAISVCHGRTLESLNVDGCKNITDASLVAVAKNCYSVNDLDVSNTLVSDQGVKALASSPNHLNLQVLSVGGCSAITDKSKACIQKLGRTLLGLNIQRCGRISSSTVDNLLEHLWRCDILY, encoded by the exons ATGTCTGGGATCTTCAGAATTAGTG GTGATGATGAGTTTTTCACTGGAGGAGGATCATCCATGCATCTATCGCCGGGGAGCTGTCCCGGCGTATACCTCCCAGCACGCAAGAGACTACGCGTTGCCTCTGCTGCTGCGACGTCGTTTTACAGTTCCTTCGAGGAGAAGCAAACTTCGATCCAAGTGTTGCCTGACGAGTGTTTGTTCGAGATCCTCAGGCGCTTGCCTTCTTCAGGGCGAGAGAGGAGCGCGTGCGCTTGCGTCTCCAAGCACTGGCTTAGCGTTCTGAGCAGCATCGCTAGGAACGAGTCTGTTGAGGAGGTGGAGAGTGAAGGGTTCTTGTCGAGGAGCTTGGAAGGGAACAAGGCGACGGATCTGAGGCTGGCTGCTATCTCTGTCGGGACGTCTGCTCGCGGCGGGTTGGGGAAGCTTCAGATCCGTGGGAGTGGGTTTGAGAGTAAAGTCACAGACGCTGGACTTGGAGCTGTTGCTAGAGGCTGTGCCTCTCTTAAGGTTCTGTCTCTGTGGAATCTGCCTGCTGTTAGTGATGTTGGTGTCTCTGAGATCGCGAGGTCGTGTCCTCTGATCGAAAAGCTTGACCTTTCGCGGTGTCCTGGGATAACCGACAAGGGCTTGGTTGCGATCGCCGAGAATTGTAAGAATCTAAGCGAGCTCACGATTGATTCGTGCTCTGGCGTTGGCAACGAGGGGTTGAGGGCGGTTGCGAGAGGGTGTGGTAATCTGAGATCTATCTCTATCAAGAGCTGTCCACGTATTGGAGATCAAGGAGTTTCTTTCCTCTTGGCGCAAGCCGGTTCTTACTTGACGAAGGTGAAGCTTCAGATGGTGAATGTGACGGGTCTCTCTCTTGCAGTTCTTGGACACTACGGATCGGGGGTTACTGATCTTGTCCTTCATGGTCTTCAAGGTGTGAATGAGAAAGGGTTTTGGGTTATGGGAAACGCCAAAGGGATGAAGAAACTGAAGTCTCTCTCGGTGACGTCGTGCAGAGGGATGACTGATGTTGGGCTCGAAGCTGTTGGAAACGGTTGCCCTGATCTGAAGCATGTATGTCTCAACAAATGCTTGCTTGTTTCTGGGAAAGGACTCGTCGCTTTGGCTAAATCTGCTTCCTCGTTGGAAAGTTTGAAACTTGAGGAATGCCACAGGGTCAACCAGTTCGGTTTCTTGGGGTTTCTCATGAACTGTGGCTCAACGATGAAGTCTTTCTCTATGGCAAACTGTTTAGGAATCTCAGAGGCTCCTCTGCCATCATCAACCAGCTGCAGCTCCTTGCGTTCGCTGTCTATTCGTCACTGCCCTGGCTTTGGAGATGCGAGTCTCTCCTTCTTAGGAAAGCTCTGTCACCAGCTTCAAGACATCGAACTCTGCGGATTGAACGGAGTGACTGATGCAGGCGTCTTCGAGTTGGTTCAGAGCAACAGTGTCGGTCTAGTGAAGGTGAATCTGAGCGGATGCATCAATGTCTCAGACAACGCAGTCTCTGCAATCTCCGTCTGCCACGGACGCACGTTGGAGTCTCTTAACGTTGACGGCTGCAAGAACATCACCGATGCAAGCCTTGTGGCGGTTGCCAAGAACTGTTACTCAGTTAACGACCTAGACGTTTCAAACACTTTGGTCTCGGATCAGGGGGTCAAGGCTTTGGCGTCTTCTCCTAACCACCTGAATCTTCAGGTTCTTTCGGTTGGCGGCTGCTCGGCGATCACGGATAAAAGCAAGGCGTGTATACAGAAACTCGGCCGCACGCTTTTGGGGTTGAACATACAAAGATGCGGTAGAATCAGCAGCAGCACTGTGGATAACCTTCTGGAACATCTATGGAGGTGCGATATACTTTATTAA
- the LOC106306112 gene encoding uncharacterized protein LOC106306112, protein MSFHRRTFSYDKLPTEPIRLSVLKLDGSSFDVHVTSSASVKDLKHAIETAFSHVPKKGPSKISWPHVWGHFCLCFGDQKLVTDTECIGSYGMKDGDEVRFENHVSGNAVLNKGYSRKSKQKNSERVGPKDEDEEANRIEEIDQGSWDDLEKGSLVRYKDDGLETSPREHRTCMNTLRGCCFAFGLKELFRFGNDRSYYSLRDTWRDD, encoded by the exons ATGAGCTTTCATCGCCGGACTTTTTCATACGATAAGCTTCCTACCGAACCTATTAGGCTCTCCGTTCTCAAACTAGATGGCTCTTCCTTCG ATGTTCACGTAACGAGCTCGGCGAGCGTTAAGGATCTTAAGCATGCCATAGAGACTGCCTTCAGCCACGTCCCCAAGAAGGGCCCCTCCAAGATCTCATG GCCACACGTGTGGGGGCATTTCTGCTTGTGTTTTGGGGATCAGAAGCTGGTCACCGATACGGAGTGCATCGGAAGTTATGGGATGAAGGATGGTGATGAG GTAAGGTTCGAGAACCATGTGTCAGGCAATGCCGTATTGAACAAGGGATACTCTAGAAAATCCAAACAAAAGAACTC AGAGAGGGTAGGGCCAAAGGATGAAGATGAGGAAGCTAATAGGATAGAGGAGATTGATCAAGGCTCTTGGGATGATCTCGAGAAAGGAAGCTTAGTTAGGTACAAAGACGATGGCTTAGAAACTTCACCAAGGGAACACAGGACTTGTATGAACACTCTCCGAGGTTGCTGCTTTGCTTTTGGTTTAAAGGAGCTTTTTCGGTTTGGCAATGATAGAAGCTATTACTCTTTAAGAGATACTTGGAGAGACGATTGA